In Natrinema pellirubrum DSM 15624, the following proteins share a genomic window:
- a CDS encoding DUF2206 domain-containing protein has translation MATTQVTRTELFRTAVISAIAPNTHQSIRFSGFLTILYAVSVFLPEPLPGTTAIQAALGFVLLTFVPGLLILRVIRDRFRPIDMLYAVALSVAFSMFVAWLANAVYMQFQIISKPFNGTTLVWIYVSVIGALTVSAWYLTRNQSPVDEICRVFSYVYEYNIKVVLLLFTLPVFGISGALFINRVGENSIALSVLAACAVLPLLVLQFDGKRRYLGLSILVISFALVLQRALLATHLAFGDGMAEYSIAQNILSTGYWVPTGTIGAMVRIGPMQAAYKLVMDIPLLRVFKIAHPVVFAFTPVIGYLLSVRYFSKEVAFLGGVLYVFLPETYRLLPRNTRTGAAIFFTAILVAIVLDSGIQKRYRNFLALAFFWALITSHYGIGPLVLLLIIPAYVCYRILRYFGGEPQPMAEFTGLTLYVVLTFGWYAYITRDTFSFVGSVLIGRALSFLTPTTNTAATNAISFDMPSLSFKVFFYSHLIIAALTCLTIGVLSLVYLLRVLSIEHQVITRIEDIIADDASGVVQNGAYLSIVLGLAVLFPLSFGPNVLSSARTFGLLMVFLGPFAIFAVCLPKLSRGRFVPAGVLLMILMLLSSGFVAATVTHDASRVPNFDRDRIIQSGDPIEQFALYRVYTPESGLFASSFIAEYIPDEGTVYKSKLGAYSTELKAPDETDPNIQSIKDPEDLDEEYTYITQADTTSGTITTGFNGFVYYEYFDLPKLTTKNKVYTNGLSKVYR, from the coding sequence ATGGCAACCACCCAAGTAACTCGAACAGAGCTGTTCCGGACTGCCGTAATATCGGCCATTGCTCCGAACACTCATCAGTCAATTCGTTTCTCTGGGTTTCTAACGATACTCTACGCGGTGAGCGTTTTCCTTCCAGAACCGCTGCCGGGGACGACAGCTATCCAGGCGGCTCTTGGATTTGTCCTACTGACGTTCGTGCCGGGATTGCTGATCTTGCGCGTCATACGAGATCGATTCCGGCCGATTGATATGTTGTATGCGGTGGCGCTGAGCGTCGCCTTTTCGATGTTCGTCGCCTGGCTGGCGAACGCAGTGTATATGCAGTTTCAGATCATTTCGAAGCCGTTCAACGGGACCACTCTCGTCTGGATTTACGTCAGTGTAATCGGCGCACTTACTGTCTCAGCGTGGTATCTGACCCGGAATCAGTCCCCCGTTGATGAGATATGTCGCGTCTTTAGTTATGTCTACGAATATAACATCAAAGTCGTTTTATTATTGTTTACACTCCCGGTTTTCGGTATCTCTGGTGCGTTATTCATCAATCGCGTCGGCGAGAACAGCATAGCGCTCTCAGTCCTTGCTGCGTGTGCCGTTCTCCCTCTACTTGTCCTCCAATTCGACGGAAAGCGACGATATCTAGGACTATCGATACTGGTGATCTCCTTTGCTCTCGTGTTACAGCGTGCCCTCCTTGCGACGCATCTCGCCTTCGGCGACGGAATGGCTGAATATAGTATCGCTCAGAATATTCTCAGTACTGGCTACTGGGTCCCGACGGGAACGATAGGGGCGATGGTTCGGATCGGGCCGATGCAGGCCGCCTACAAGCTAGTAATGGACATTCCGCTTCTGAGGGTGTTCAAAATCGCCCATCCAGTTGTGTTCGCATTCACACCTGTAATCGGTTACCTACTTTCAGTGCGGTACTTCTCAAAGGAAGTGGCATTTCTCGGAGGGGTACTGTACGTCTTTCTACCGGAGACGTATCGGCTGCTCCCGCGAAATACGCGAACTGGTGCCGCGATTTTCTTTACTGCTATTCTCGTCGCCATCGTTCTCGATAGCGGTATTCAGAAGCGGTATCGGAATTTCCTCGCGCTCGCGTTCTTTTGGGCGTTGATTACCTCTCACTACGGGATCGGCCCCCTTGTGTTGCTGTTGATTATTCCAGCATACGTCTGCTATCGAATCCTCAGATATTTCGGGGGTGAACCGCAACCGATGGCTGAATTCACGGGGCTCACACTCTACGTCGTGTTGACGTTCGGGTGGTACGCCTACATAACTAGAGACACCTTCAGCTTCGTCGGTAGCGTCCTTATCGGCCGTGCACTGAGCTTTCTCACACCAACAACAAACACTGCCGCAACGAACGCGATTTCATTTGATATGCCCTCACTTTCGTTCAAGGTGTTTTTCTACTCTCACTTGATTATCGCTGCCCTCACGTGTCTCACAATCGGTGTCCTCTCGCTTGTCTACCTGCTACGGGTACTCTCAATAGAGCACCAAGTCATCACTCGGATAGAAGATATTATCGCGGACGATGCTTCTGGTGTAGTCCAAAATGGAGCGTATTTAAGTATAGTGCTCGGTCTAGCAGTGCTATTTCCGCTCTCATTCGGACCAAACGTTTTGAGCTCGGCACGTACGTTCGGGCTTCTGATGGTATTCTTAGGACCATTTGCGATTTTCGCTGTGTGCCTCCCCAAGTTAAGTCGAGGCCGATTTGTTCCGGCAGGTGTCTTACTTATGATTCTTATGTTGTTGTCGTCCGGGTTCGTCGCTGCGACGGTGACTCACGACGCGTCGCGGGTACCAAACTTCGATAGAGATCGAATTATACAGTCCGGCGATCCAATAGAACAATTCGCTCTATATCGAGTGTACACTCCTGAAAGTGGTCTATTCGCGTCTTCGTTTATTGCGGAATACATTCCCGACGAGGGTACGGTGTATAAGAGTAAGTTGGGGGCGTATTCAACAGAGCTTAAAGCACCTGATGAAACTGATCCCAATATTCAGAGTATAAAGGATCCAGAGGATCTTGATGAGGAGTATACGTACATCACTCAGGCAGATACGACGAGTGGAACAATAACAACGGGTTTCAACGGGTTTGTATACTACGAATACTTCGATCTGCCAAAGCTCACAACTAAAAACAAAGTATATACGAACGGTCTATCGAAAGTATATAGATAG
- a CDS encoding glycosyltransferase family 4 protein, translating into MTTTRDSVTDFVGSLEDDISRIAICGTSYSDIGGVARVIEQQAVELRDEGYDIEIFTLEGTRKPPEDVSLHALGHFETSPYKEVDKLLTLASLSALNFVRSANRFDLIIAHRFPFSTLGHAAKVIHNVPYVYWSHPSGSSDELFEGLAHIWARVQHHLETKNYAVRKADYLCAVSEESGEYIEAKTGRESIVVPNTITESRFEDVADEETINERFDLTPEDTVVLHVGRISPRKNIHRLIEAFQAAREEETECKLLLVGEESMPEYSERVRELAGDDVVLTGFVDDETLAGVYKRSDVYATCSLSEGWGLPLSEASYFDLEIVAFESIPAVKSLSNTHQVAEENYGEFSEKLNAVLDAGTMTTEEDD; encoded by the coding sequence ATGACTACTACCCGTGATTCCGTTACTGACTTCGTTGGATCCCTTGAGGATGATATATCTCGAATCGCCATCTGCGGGACGTCGTATAGCGATATCGGTGGCGTCGCACGGGTGATTGAACAACAAGCTGTCGAGTTACGTGATGAGGGGTACGACATCGAGATATTCACGCTAGAGGGGACGAGAAAACCGCCAGAAGATGTTTCCCTCCACGCCCTCGGTCATTTCGAGACAAGTCCGTACAAAGAGGTCGATAAGTTACTTACGCTCGCCAGTCTCAGTGCTCTCAACTTCGTTCGGTCAGCAAATCGTTTCGATTTGATTATTGCACACCGATTTCCGTTCTCGACGCTCGGGCATGCGGCCAAGGTGATTCACAACGTTCCTTACGTGTACTGGTCGCATCCGTCAGGATCGTCGGACGAACTCTTCGAAGGGCTGGCCCATATCTGGGCACGAGTCCAACATCACCTCGAAACCAAGAACTATGCCGTCCGAAAGGCCGATTACCTCTGTGCGGTGAGCGAGGAGTCCGGGGAGTATATTGAAGCGAAAACTGGACGTGAGTCAATCGTCGTTCCGAACACGATTACTGAATCGAGATTTGAGGATGTTGCGGATGAGGAGACGATTAACGAACGATTCGACCTCACACCCGAAGATACCGTCGTACTTCATGTTGGCCGGATTTCCCCCCGCAAGAACATCCATAGACTGATAGAAGCATTCCAAGCGGCCAGGGAAGAAGAGACCGAGTGTAAACTCCTCCTCGTCGGTGAAGAGAGTATGCCTGAGTACTCCGAGCGTGTCCGGGAACTAGCGGGCGATGATGTCGTCTTAACGGGATTCGTTGACGATGAGACACTCGCGGGGGTTTATAAAAGGAGCGACGTCTACGCAACGTGTTCACTCTCGGAGGGCTGGGGGCTTCCGCTCTCTGAGGCGAGCTACTTCGATTTAGAGATCGTTGCCTTCGAGTCGATCCCTGCCGTAAAATCACTGAGTAACACTCATCAAGTCGCCGAAGAGAACTATGGCGAGTTCAGCGAAAAGCTAAATGCCGTACTTGACGCAGGAACTATGACTACCGAAGAAGATGATTGA
- a CDS encoding glycosyltransferase family 4 protein has protein sequence MYDTLRVCLISKQFPPGVGGAETYAHELANGLAERGHNVDVFTQWIDSPDEKADVHENVSVHRICKARRKLVTFETLWFSFTARREIDFEAYDIVHGTMMPASTVAVTAFNDIETPVVLTSHGTSIGEAKAVALETPADYLLKYFFHPMNVVMDYVASRDADKVIAISDHAYDQLTTSYRLSEGDVEMVPHGVDTDWFHPREERHPAVDSEKMSLLYVGRLGARKGLGLALRALARVESDDVEFLIAGTGRHEERLRKLAQELGIQEQVRFLGYVDDGDLPELYSSADVFILPSKYEGFGLVLLEAIACGTPVIGADAGGIPTAVDDGVDGCVVERNEGSLAGAIKEMIQDDQMREEMEKASIQDRKSRSWDRAIQQTENVYSAFTRKGTQKEA, from the coding sequence ATGTATGACACTCTACGCGTCTGCCTCATCTCAAAACAGTTTCCTCCAGGTGTCGGGGGTGCGGAGACGTACGCGCACGAACTCGCCAACGGGCTTGCCGAGCGGGGTCATAATGTGGACGTGTTTACGCAGTGGATTGACAGTCCGGACGAGAAGGCAGACGTTCATGAGAATGTCTCCGTTCATCGGATCTGTAAGGCAAGACGGAAGCTCGTCACGTTCGAGACGCTGTGGTTCAGCTTCACAGCACGGCGAGAAATCGATTTCGAGGCATACGATATCGTTCACGGTACGATGATGCCTGCCTCAACGGTCGCAGTGACAGCATTCAATGACATTGAGACGCCCGTAGTATTGACGAGTCACGGGACGTCAATCGGGGAAGCAAAGGCGGTCGCGCTAGAGACGCCCGCGGACTACTTGCTGAAGTACTTCTTCCATCCGATGAACGTCGTGATGGACTACGTGGCGAGTCGTGACGCTGACAAGGTGATTGCAATCAGCGATCACGCTTACGACCAGTTGACGACGAGCTACCGACTTAGTGAGGGCGATGTTGAGATGGTTCCCCACGGCGTGGACACGGACTGGTTCCATCCGCGTGAAGAGCGGCATCCAGCTGTTGATTCAGAGAAGATGTCGTTACTCTACGTTGGACGGCTCGGCGCTCGGAAAGGACTTGGCCTGGCGTTGCGGGCGCTCGCGCGAGTGGAATCCGACGACGTGGAGTTTCTCATCGCCGGTACCGGGCGGCATGAAGAGCGACTCCGTAAGTTGGCACAGGAGTTAGGAATTCAAGAGCAGGTACGTTTCCTCGGGTACGTTGACGATGGTGATCTCCCAGAGTTGTACTCTTCTGCCGATGTATTCATCCTCCCGTCCAAATATGAGGGGTTCGGACTTGTGTTGCTTGAAGCGATAGCCTGTGGGACGCCGGTGATCGGCGCGGATGCTGGTGGAATTCCTACGGCGGTTGATGACGGCGTAGATGGGTGCGTGGTGGAGCGAAACGAAGGTTCGTTAGCAGGGGCAATCAAAGAGATGATACAGGACGATCAGATGCGAGAGGAAATGGAAAAAGCATCAATTCAGGACAGGAAGTCACGTTCGTGGGATCGAGCGATTCAGCAGACTGAGAACGTGTACTCTGCGTTCACACGGAAGGGGACGCAGAAGGAGGCATGA
- a CDS encoding sulfatase, whose amino-acid sequence MSEDWENVILLSADALRADHLSCYGYHRDTSPVLDELAEESIRFTNAYSASSHTREAVPALLTGKYPDVAIDSKYHLASDTIASTLSEEGFATAGFHSNPFVSRAYGFDRGFDVFDDDLHLGQHKLIALAQRALDKFRNRHYARAEEINERSLNWIDSLDDGESFFLWNHYMDTHGPYEPPGEYATLYSDQGLSGRDAQSLYQRAIDNPESITEEEQQLLIDLYDAEIRYNDEYIGAFLDELRDRGLLERSLLVVTADHGDAFGEHGYYEHPRYLHDEITHVPLFMRPPNGDSESVEAPVSTLDVVATIEETVGRDSTDGVSLFDASSDRRVFSQARGEDEHSHLRRYAVRTREDKCFCERDRDSGAIEFTESSDRSLHSELEAYVEQRVRIENGDEIGEDEDVDEEIEQRLSALGYKE is encoded by the coding sequence ATGAGTGAGGACTGGGAGAATGTTATCTTGCTTTCTGCGGACGCGCTCCGCGCAGACCACCTCTCCTGCTACGGGTACCACCGCGATACGTCGCCCGTACTAGATGAACTCGCGGAGGAGAGTATCCGGTTCACGAACGCGTATAGCGCGAGTTCGCACACGCGAGAGGCAGTTCCAGCGCTTTTGACCGGGAAATACCCTGACGTCGCTATTGACTCGAAGTACCACCTCGCTTCTGACACTATTGCGTCAACGCTCTCCGAAGAGGGGTTTGCGACAGCAGGGTTTCACTCGAACCCGTTTGTCTCACGGGCGTACGGTTTCGACCGGGGCTTCGATGTTTTCGACGACGATCTCCATCTCGGCCAACACAAGCTAATCGCGCTTGCACAACGCGCGCTTGACAAGTTTCGGAACCGCCACTACGCGCGAGCTGAGGAGATCAACGAGCGTTCGTTAAACTGGATCGATTCACTCGACGACGGAGAGTCATTCTTCCTCTGGAACCACTATATGGACACGCACGGTCCGTACGAACCTCCTGGGGAATACGCGACGCTGTACTCGGACCAAGGCTTGTCAGGCCGGGACGCACAGTCGCTGTACCAGCGTGCTATTGACAATCCTGAGTCTATTACTGAGGAGGAACAGCAGCTGTTGATTGATCTGTACGACGCCGAGATTCGGTACAACGACGAGTATATCGGTGCGTTTCTAGACGAACTTCGTGACCGGGGATTACTGGAGCGGTCGCTACTTGTCGTCACGGCTGACCACGGTGACGCGTTTGGAGAACACGGCTACTACGAACACCCACGGTATTTACACGACGAAATTACCCACGTGCCACTGTTTATGCGACCTCCAAACGGCGATAGCGAATCAGTAGAGGCACCTGTGAGCACTCTAGATGTCGTGGCAACTATCGAAGAAACAGTCGGACGCGACAGTACCGATGGTGTATCGTTGTTCGACGCTTCAAGCGACAGGCGGGTTTTCTCCCAAGCTCGTGGAGAGGACGAACACAGTCATCTCCGGCGATACGCTGTTCGCACTCGTGAGGACAAATGTTTCTGCGAACGAGATCGGGATAGTGGCGCAATAGAGTTCACGGAGAGCTCTGACCGGTCGCTTCACTCCGAGCTTGAAGCGTATGTTGAACAGCGCGTTCGCATCGAGAACGGCGACGAGATCGGCGAGGATGAGGACGTTGACGAAGAGATTGAGCAACGGTTGAGCGCTCTGGGGTACAAAGAGTAG
- a CDS encoding glycosyltransferase family 4 protein: MRVAFVSNVVYPFVTGGAEKRIHEIGTRLADEGHDVTIYGRHFWDGPEQITHEGMTLRAVAPEADLYDGDRRSITEAIDFAARALPQLRRHLRRDEHDVVVASVFPYFPVLATKLASLRTDTPLVTTWHEVWGDYWEEYLGHLAPFGKLTEHVTARTPQHPIAISSITADRLAAIGPARETIEIVPNGIDVDQVRSAPLPEQGYDVLFAGRLIEHKNVDVLLDAFDQVADDHDATLGIVGDGPERERLERAQETLTHADRVEFLGFLDDYDDVLGHMRAADVFASPSTREGFGITFVEAMAADCTVIAADHPDSAADEVIDDAGFLVDPTVESLTKTLDAALGGERPPTNPVERAQRYDWDAVAAQAETAYQRAIDGTW, encoded by the coding sequence ATGCGCGTGGCTTTCGTGTCGAACGTCGTCTACCCCTTCGTCACCGGCGGGGCCGAGAAGCGAATCCACGAAATCGGCACTCGACTCGCCGACGAGGGCCACGACGTCACCATCTATGGCCGCCACTTCTGGGACGGCCCCGAACAGATCACCCACGAGGGAATGACGCTGCGCGCAGTCGCCCCCGAAGCCGACCTCTACGACGGAGATCGACGTTCCATCACGGAAGCCATAGACTTCGCAGCTCGCGCACTTCCCCAACTCCGCAGACACCTCCGCCGCGACGAACACGACGTCGTCGTCGCCAGCGTCTTCCCGTACTTCCCGGTGCTCGCCACGAAACTCGCCAGTCTTCGCACGGATACACCACTCGTAACCACGTGGCACGAGGTCTGGGGCGATTACTGGGAGGAGTATCTCGGTCACCTCGCCCCGTTCGGTAAGCTCACCGAGCACGTCACCGCACGCACACCACAACATCCGATAGCGATCTCGTCCATCACGGCTGACCGTCTCGCCGCTATTGGCCCCGCCCGTGAGACCATCGAAATCGTTCCGAACGGCATCGACGTCGATCAGGTCAGAAGCGCCCCGCTCCCCGAACAGGGTTACGACGTGCTCTTCGCTGGCAGACTCATCGAACACAAGAACGTGGACGTGCTTCTGGATGCCTTCGACCAAGTCGCCGACGATCACGACGCCACGCTGGGTATCGTCGGTGACGGTCCCGAACGCGAACGCCTCGAAAGAGCGCAGGAGACATTGACTCACGCCGACCGGGTCGAATTCCTCGGCTTCCTCGACGACTACGATGACGTGCTTGGCCATATGCGCGCCGCCGACGTCTTCGCGTCTCCGAGCACCCGCGAGGGATTCGGCATCACGTTCGTCGAAGCGATGGCCGCCGACTGTACCGTCATCGCCGCCGACCATCCTGATTCGGCTGCGGACGAAGTCATCGACGACGCAGGCTTCCTCGTCGATCCTACGGTTGAGTCCCTGACGAAGACACTCGACGCCGCATTAGGTGGTGAACGTCCACCGACGAACCCCGTCGAACGCGCGCAGCGATACGACTGGGACGCAGTAGCTGCCCAGGCAGAAACTGCCTATCAGCGTGCTATCGACGGCACCTGGTAA
- a CDS encoding IS200/IS605 family transposon protein TnpB has protein sequence MSVVVRRTNTFAVRPLSTQDEQLLHELLDASASLWNELTYERRQNFFDGESVWDTADYRKQYVGVLGSATAQQVIRKNSEAWRSFFAAREDGEDAAPPGYWGNEDEGRELRTFIRNDQYTLEIGERSRLEIPVGQDLKDEYGLGYQERLRLEVAGNPKWEGEQGRLELYYDEVEDTFRAIQPVTVPDSRRDSPLAEESAALDVGANNLVACTTTTGQQYLYEGRDLFVRFRETTEEIARLQSKLREGRYSSRRIRRLYRKRTRRRDHAQDTLVRDLMERLYDEGVATVYVGHLNDVLSEHWSARVNEKTHQFWAYRSFIDRLATTAEEYGITVEIESEAYTTAECPVCGERDETERAGDVFRCSCGYEGHADLGASRTFLERQAGKEVGSMARPVRLKWDDHTWSESSRSPERASPNEERTNQSTDDGKLASVGTA, from the coding sequence ATGTCTGTTGTCGTGAGGCGAACCAACACATTCGCGGTGCGCCCGCTCTCCACGCAGGACGAGCAACTGCTCCACGAGCTGTTGGACGCCTCCGCCAGCCTGTGGAACGAACTCACCTACGAACGTCGCCAGAACTTCTTTGACGGCGAGTCGGTGTGGGATACCGCCGACTACCGCAAGCAGTACGTCGGTGTCCTTGGCTCTGCCACCGCTCAACAGGTCATCCGCAAGAACAGCGAGGCGTGGCGGTCGTTCTTCGCTGCCCGAGAGGATGGCGAGGACGCCGCCCCGCCCGGATACTGGGGCAACGAAGATGAGGGTCGGGAACTCCGCACGTTCATCCGCAACGACCAGTACACCCTCGAAATCGGCGAACGGAGCCGCCTCGAAATCCCTGTCGGCCAAGACTTAAAAGACGAGTACGGACTTGGCTACCAGGAGCGCCTACGCCTCGAAGTCGCTGGCAACCCGAAATGGGAGGGCGAACAGGGTCGGTTGGAACTGTACTACGACGAGGTCGAAGACACGTTCAGGGCCATTCAACCCGTTACCGTACCTGATTCTCGACGGGATTCACCACTAGCCGAGGAATCGGCTGCCTTGGACGTTGGCGCGAACAACCTCGTCGCCTGTACTACCACAACCGGCCAGCAGTACCTCTACGAGGGCCGCGACCTGTTCGTCCGCTTCCGCGAAACCACCGAGGAGATCGCCCGCTTGCAATCGAAACTCCGCGAGGGCCGGTACAGCAGTCGCCGGATTCGACGCCTCTACCGCAAGCGGACACGCCGACGCGACCACGCACAGGACACGCTCGTGCGGGACTTGATGGAACGACTGTACGACGAGGGCGTTGCCACCGTATACGTGGGCCACCTCAACGATGTGCTGTCGGAACATTGGTCGGCGCGAGTGAACGAGAAAACGCACCAATTCTGGGCGTATCGCTCGTTCATCGACCGTCTCGCCACGACCGCCGAGGAGTATGGCATCACGGTCGAAATCGAGTCAGAAGCATACACGACGGCGGAGTGCCCCGTGTGTGGCGAGCGAGACGAGACAGAGCGGGCCGGCGACGTGTTCCGGTGTTCGTGTGGCTACGAGGGACACGCCGACCTCGGTGCCTCGCGGACGTTCCTCGAACGACAGGCTGGCAAAGAAGTCGGGTCGATGGCACGGCCCGTGCGCCTCAAGTGGGACGACCATACGTGGTCGGAGTCGTCACGCTCTCCCGAGAGGGCAAGTCCCAACGAGGAGCGCACAAACCAGAGTACCGACGACGGGAAACTTGCCTCCGTGGGTACGGCATAG
- a CDS encoding minichromosome maintenance protein MCM, whose protein sequence is MRAEHQEITERLIGFLRDYYREEVAQLAQHYPREQRSLHVSYDDVFRFDPDLADDIHEHPREMLEYFEEALRLYDLPVDVSLSDAHVRIHDLPDNDVLDVAEVPRHENIGRLLGIRGQVQKVSAVKPRIVEATFECQRCGTQTSIPQAGDQLQEPHECQGCERQGPFRLNSSASTWTDHQFARVQQPPERTKGGEGETIDVHLEDDIIQEFDAGDRVTLTGVLDIEEPKGDQTRDFDTTVDGQAVVREESSYEDIDVSEHLDEIEAIAAGEHGDPYNLLVQSINPEHEGDEDVKLAIALQMFGGWSRGGQKRGDSHILLMGDPGCGKSTFLQAVDELAPRSTYASGKGATAAGLTAAAVADDFGDAEWGLEAGALVLADGGVACIDEIDKVNDSVVSSLHDALESQLVRINKAGINATLNARTALLAGGNPEHGRFNPYQPIAQQLDLGPTLMSRFDLMFMVSDSPDEEADREVIDHMMRSRRAAAKKELGENLTEEEQKSIEPEISRETLRAYIAYAKEEVTPYLRETETEAREYLREEFLKLRLANADEEDNPVPVTYRQEEAIERLAEASARVRLSDEVRREDVDRALSLVRKSMEQVGIDPESGQFDADVVETGQSKSQRDRRKQVLAVIEDQNGATVEAVTDIIDMDETKVERDIDSLKQRGQVYEIDGELRKS, encoded by the coding sequence ATGAGAGCAGAACACCAAGAAATCACCGAACGTCTGATAGGATTCCTCCGGGACTACTACCGGGAGGAAGTTGCACAGCTCGCTCAGCACTACCCGCGAGAGCAACGCTCACTCCACGTGAGCTACGATGATGTTTTCCGATTCGACCCCGACCTCGCGGACGACATCCACGAGCATCCGCGAGAGATGCTGGAGTACTTCGAAGAGGCGCTCCGACTGTACGACCTGCCCGTGGACGTCAGCCTCTCCGACGCCCACGTCCGCATTCACGACCTCCCAGACAATGACGTTCTAGACGTCGCAGAGGTTCCGCGTCACGAGAACATCGGGAGGCTGCTGGGGATTCGCGGCCAGGTCCAGAAGGTCAGCGCTGTGAAGCCGCGCATCGTCGAAGCCACCTTCGAGTGCCAGCGTTGCGGGACCCAGACGAGTATCCCGCAGGCCGGCGACCAGCTTCAGGAACCGCACGAGTGTCAGGGGTGCGAACGACAGGGCCCGTTCCGGCTCAACTCGTCGGCCAGCACGTGGACCGACCACCAGTTCGCCCGCGTTCAGCAGCCGCCCGAGCGCACGAAAGGTGGTGAGGGCGAGACCATCGATGTCCATCTCGAAGACGACATCATTCAGGAGTTCGACGCCGGTGATCGCGTCACCCTCACCGGTGTTCTCGACATCGAGGAGCCGAAGGGTGATCAGACGCGCGACTTCGACACCACCGTAGACGGGCAGGCAGTCGTCCGAGAGGAGAGTTCGTACGAAGACATCGACGTCTCCGAGCACCTGGACGAGATCGAGGCCATTGCCGCCGGCGAGCATGGTGACCCGTACAACCTGCTGGTTCAGTCGATCAACCCGGAGCACGAGGGAGACGAGGACGTGAAGCTCGCCATCGCTCTCCAGATGTTCGGCGGGTGGTCCCGCGGTGGGCAGAAGCGCGGTGACTCCCACATCCTCCTGATGGGTGACCCTGGTTGCGGAAAATCGACCTTCCTTCAGGCGGTCGATGAACTCGCACCGCGCTCGACGTACGCCTCCGGAAAAGGGGCCACGGCGGCGGGGTTAACCGCGGCGGCGGTAGCCGACGACTTCGGCGACGCCGAATGGGGCCTCGAAGCCGGCGCTCTCGTCCTCGCTGACGGCGGCGTCGCATGCATCGACGAGATAGACAAGGTCAACGACAGTGTTGTCTCGTCACTCCACGACGCCCTGGAGAGTCAGCTGGTCCGGATAAACAAAGCGGGCATCAACGCGACGCTGAACGCCCGGACGGCGCTGCTGGCGGGGGGAAATCCGGAACACGGACGGTTCAACCCCTACCAGCCAATTGCTCAGCAACTCGATCTCGGTCCGACGCTGATGTCTCGATTCGATCTGATGTTCATGGTCTCCGACTCGCCCGACGAGGAGGCCGACCGAGAGGTCATCGACCACATGATGCGGTCCCGGCGGGCGGCGGCGAAGAAGGAGCTCGGTGAGAATCTCACCGAGGAAGAGCAGAAGAGCATCGAGCCGGAGATCTCCCGCGAGACGCTGCGTGCGTACATCGCCTATGCGAAGGAAGAGGTGACGCCGTACCTGCGGGAGACGGAAACGGAGGCGCGCGAGTACCTCCGTGAGGAGTTCCTGAAGCTCCGTCTCGCCAACGCCGACGAGGAGGACAACCCAGTGCCGGTGACCTACCGACAGGAGGAAGCCATCGAGCGCCTCGCTGAAGCGTCTGCACGAGTGCGTCTCTCCGACGAAGTCCGGCGGGAAGACGTGGATCGCGCCCTCTCACTGGTTCGGAAGTCGATGGAGCAGGTCGGTATCGACCCCGAGAGTGGGCAGTTCGATGCGGACGTCGTCGAGACGGGGCAGAGCAAGAGCCAACGCGACCGGCGAAAGCAGGTTCTTGCCGTCATCGAGGATCAGAACGGGGCAACCGTCGAAGCGGTCACAGACATCATCGACATGGACGAGACGAAGGTCGAGCGCGACATCGACTCGCTGAAGCAGCGCGGTCAGGTCTACGAGATAGACGGCGAACTGAGGAAGTCGTAG